In Labeo rohita strain BAU-BD-2019 chromosome 16, IGBB_LRoh.1.0, whole genome shotgun sequence, one DNA window encodes the following:
- the gra gene encoding uncharacterized protein C8orf88 homolog isoform X1, with protein MCLEMTETDRAVIEAGRFVSENFRKMDVSKRIIRNLEPARPLRRLNMNQGILIVVPQSYAEIKPVEKPDNIIKVEHFYEILHLQSTNTQPKKKAERICYTREFLIKLASCPMSKKKPEFLPEHPIVLENGRTNDVPRYFITNHNNNEEMAA; from the exons ATGTGTTTGGAAATGACGGAGACAGACAGAGCGGTGATTGAGGCTGGACGCTTTGTCAGTGAGAACTT CAGAAAAATGGATGTGTCAAAGAGGATAATCAGAAACTTGGAACCAGCGAGACCACTGCGCCGTCTGAACATGAATCAAGG CATCTTAATTGTAGTGCCTCAAAGCTATGCTGAGATTAAGCCGGTAGAAAAGCCA GACAACATTATTAAAGTGGAGCATTTCTATGAAATCCTGCATCTTCAAAGCACCAACACCCAACCAAAGAAGAAAG CTGAAAGAATTTGCTACACTCGGGAGTTCCTGATTAAGTTGGCAAGTTGTCCAATGTCTAAGAAGAAACCTGAGTTTTTACCAGAGCATCCAATCGTTTTGGAGAATGGA AGAACCAATGATGTGCCCAGATACTTCATCACCAACCACAACAACAATGAGGAAAT GGCTGCCTAA
- the gra gene encoding uncharacterized protein C8orf88 homolog isoform X5: MDVSKRIIRNLEPARPLRRLNMNQGILIVVPQSYAEIKPVEKPDNIIKVEHFYEILHLQSTNTQPKKKAERICYTREFLIKLASCPMSKKKPEFLPEHPIVLENGRTNDVPRYFITNHNNNEEMAA, translated from the exons ATGGATGTGTCAAAGAGGATAATCAGAAACTTGGAACCAGCGAGACCACTGCGCCGTCTGAACATGAATCAAGG CATCTTAATTGTAGTGCCTCAAAGCTATGCTGAGATTAAGCCGGTAGAAAAGCCA GACAACATTATTAAAGTGGAGCATTTCTATGAAATCCTGCATCTTCAAAGCACCAACACCCAACCAAAGAAGAAAG CTGAAAGAATTTGCTACACTCGGGAGTTCCTGATTAAGTTGGCAAGTTGTCCAATGTCTAAGAAGAAACCTGAGTTTTTACCAGAGCATCCAATCGTTTTGGAGAATGGA AGAACCAATGATGTGCCCAGATACTTCATCACCAACCACAACAACAATGAGGAAAT GGCTGCCTAA
- the gra gene encoding uncharacterized protein C8orf88 homolog isoform X4 gives MCLEMTETDRAVIEAGRFVSENLKMDVSKRIIRNLEPARPLRRLNMNQVPQSYAEIKPVEKPDNIIKVEHFYEILHLQSTNTQPKKKAERICYTREFLIKLASCPMSKKKPEFLPEHPIVLENGRTNDVPRYFITNHNNNEEMAA, from the exons ATGTGTTTGGAAATGACGGAGACAGACAGAGCGGTGATTGAGGCTGGACGCTTTGTCAGTGAGAACTT AAAAATGGATGTGTCAAAGAGGATAATCAGAAACTTGGAACCAGCGAGACCACTGCGCCGTCTGAACATGAATCAAG TGCCTCAAAGCTATGCTGAGATTAAGCCGGTAGAAAAGCCA GACAACATTATTAAAGTGGAGCATTTCTATGAAATCCTGCATCTTCAAAGCACCAACACCCAACCAAAGAAGAAAG CTGAAAGAATTTGCTACACTCGGGAGTTCCTGATTAAGTTGGCAAGTTGTCCAATGTCTAAGAAGAAACCTGAGTTTTTACCAGAGCATCCAATCGTTTTGGAGAATGGA AGAACCAATGATGTGCCCAGATACTTCATCACCAACCACAACAACAATGAGGAAAT GGCTGCCTAA
- the gra gene encoding uncharacterized protein C8orf88 homolog isoform X3 yields MCLEMTETDRAVIEAGRFVSENFRKMDVSKRIIRNLEPARPLRRLNMNQVPQSYAEIKPVEKPDNIIKVEHFYEILHLQSTNTQPKKKAERICYTREFLIKLASCPMSKKKPEFLPEHPIVLENGRTNDVPRYFITNHNNNEEMAA; encoded by the exons ATGTGTTTGGAAATGACGGAGACAGACAGAGCGGTGATTGAGGCTGGACGCTTTGTCAGTGAGAACTT CAGAAAAATGGATGTGTCAAAGAGGATAATCAGAAACTTGGAACCAGCGAGACCACTGCGCCGTCTGAACATGAATCAAG TGCCTCAAAGCTATGCTGAGATTAAGCCGGTAGAAAAGCCA GACAACATTATTAAAGTGGAGCATTTCTATGAAATCCTGCATCTTCAAAGCACCAACACCCAACCAAAGAAGAAAG CTGAAAGAATTTGCTACACTCGGGAGTTCCTGATTAAGTTGGCAAGTTGTCCAATGTCTAAGAAGAAACCTGAGTTTTTACCAGAGCATCCAATCGTTTTGGAGAATGGA AGAACCAATGATGTGCCCAGATACTTCATCACCAACCACAACAACAATGAGGAAAT GGCTGCCTAA
- the gra gene encoding uncharacterized protein C8orf88 homolog isoform X6 produces MDVSKRIIRNLEPARPLRRLNMNQVPQSYAEIKPVEKPDNIIKVEHFYEILHLQSTNTQPKKKAERICYTREFLIKLASCPMSKKKPEFLPEHPIVLENGRTNDVPRYFITNHNNNEEMAA; encoded by the exons ATGGATGTGTCAAAGAGGATAATCAGAAACTTGGAACCAGCGAGACCACTGCGCCGTCTGAACATGAATCAAG TGCCTCAAAGCTATGCTGAGATTAAGCCGGTAGAAAAGCCA GACAACATTATTAAAGTGGAGCATTTCTATGAAATCCTGCATCTTCAAAGCACCAACACCCAACCAAAGAAGAAAG CTGAAAGAATTTGCTACACTCGGGAGTTCCTGATTAAGTTGGCAAGTTGTCCAATGTCTAAGAAGAAACCTGAGTTTTTACCAGAGCATCCAATCGTTTTGGAGAATGGA AGAACCAATGATGTGCCCAGATACTTCATCACCAACCACAACAACAATGAGGAAAT GGCTGCCTAA
- the gra gene encoding uncharacterized protein C8orf88 homolog isoform X2, whose translation MCLEMTETDRAVIEAGRFVSENLKMDVSKRIIRNLEPARPLRRLNMNQGILIVVPQSYAEIKPVEKPDNIIKVEHFYEILHLQSTNTQPKKKAERICYTREFLIKLASCPMSKKKPEFLPEHPIVLENGRTNDVPRYFITNHNNNEEMAA comes from the exons ATGTGTTTGGAAATGACGGAGACAGACAGAGCGGTGATTGAGGCTGGACGCTTTGTCAGTGAGAACTT AAAAATGGATGTGTCAAAGAGGATAATCAGAAACTTGGAACCAGCGAGACCACTGCGCCGTCTGAACATGAATCAAGG CATCTTAATTGTAGTGCCTCAAAGCTATGCTGAGATTAAGCCGGTAGAAAAGCCA GACAACATTATTAAAGTGGAGCATTTCTATGAAATCCTGCATCTTCAAAGCACCAACACCCAACCAAAGAAGAAAG CTGAAAGAATTTGCTACACTCGGGAGTTCCTGATTAAGTTGGCAAGTTGTCCAATGTCTAAGAAGAAACCTGAGTTTTTACCAGAGCATCCAATCGTTTTGGAGAATGGA AGAACCAATGATGTGCCCAGATACTTCATCACCAACCACAACAACAATGAGGAAAT GGCTGCCTAA
- the rbm12bb gene encoding RNA binding motif protein 12Bb has translation MAVVIRLQGLRITAGSEDIRNFFTGLRIPDGGVHIIGGELEEAFIIFASDEDARRAMTRSGGCIKGSPVNLLLSSKSEMQSVLEESTRRSELKSRGMYKEVVKSPSAERGPLPFNKDLRADIRRPDHQEMRNRSSLSSFSETRHQREGSVLERDELYMRLTGMPFSATKDNVYEFFSGLRIEDIMFLRNNRGQFNGQGIVRFATKEEAAEGMKRDRQYMGPRYIQLTRCTEEQWLAEGGVVRSDSRKRTSSERARSRSPISYKSRSRSPSHEEYCVMFENLPYVVEKRNLRALLHPVSLKDDQIIIFAQKKDDRTKSAVVVFRNLTDYCAGLAHNKEMVMNKVVYVTPISKEKMVTMLESSVDARDEGKGSRRSTEVPQSQRNNPDSQLRCLYVRNLPFDVRKVEIMDFFHGFTLSEDRVVLLRDERGAGLGEALVIFLSEKEAMTAQSLNGQRFLGSEVMLKCITMGQMQKFGVNDQLMDSPPERNFQRTEMFNDGSRFSNNQMPRDDCEMQPNLNQGYGGRDRFEPNFGRNDAFGPGPDGNGRQCYGSPDQQLDGPTCLKLVNLPSQIRIDEIYDFFYGYRVIPGSASLLYDRNGAPKRSATVAFETHREALTALQELNGRPIGTRKIQILFV, from the coding sequence ATGGCTGTGGTCATCCGATTACAGGGACTCAGAATCACGGCTGGTTCTGAGGATATTCGCAATTTCTTCACTGGGCTCAGAATCCCTGATGGTGGGGTTCATATAATTGGTGGGGAGCTTGAGGAAGCTTTTATAATATTTGCATCTGATGAAGATGCGAGACGAGCGATGACTCGCTCGGGGGGCTGCATTAAGGGCTCTCCCGTCAACTTGCTCCTGAGTAGCAAGTCAGAAATGCAGAGTGTTCTTGAGGAAAGCACTAGAAGGTCTGAGTTAAAAAGCAGGGGCATGTACAAGGAGGTTGTCAAAAGTCCTTCTGCGGAACGAGGTCCTCTACCATTCAATAAGGACCTGAGAGCTGACATACGAAGGCCGGATCATCAAGAGATGAGGAACAGGTCGTCTCTATCTTCATTCAGTGAGACACGACACCAGAGAGAAGGAAGTGTGTTGGAGAGAGATGAGCTTTATATGAGATTGACAGGGATGCCATTCTCTGCAACTAAGGACAACGTCTATGAATTTTTCAGTGGGTTACGAATCGAAGACATCATGTTTTTGAGAAACAACAGAGGGCAGTTCAACGGCCAAGGTATTGTGCGCTTTGCTACAAAGGAGGAAGCAGCCGAAGGTATGAAGAGGGATCGACAATACATGGGGCCACGGTATATCCAATTAACAAGATGTACTGAGGAGCAGTGGCTAGCAGAAGGAGGTGTGGTTAGATCGGACAGTCGGAAAAGAACGTCCTCAGAGCGCGCGAGATCTCGATCTCCCATTTCCTACAAGTCAAGATCACGATCGCCCTCTCATGAAGAATACTGTGTTATGTTTGAGAACTTGCCTTACGTGGTTGAAAAGAGGAATTTGAGGGCGCTACTTCATCCGGTTTCTTTGAAAGATGATCAGATTATTATCTTTGCCCAAAAAAAGGATGATAGGACTAAGTCGGCTGTTGTGGTGTTTAGGAATCTCACAGACTATTGTGCTGGCTTGGCTCATAATAAGGAAATGGTGATGAACAAGGTAGTGTACGTGACTCCAATCTCCAAGGAGAAAATGGTCACCATGTTGGAATCGTCTGTTGACGCGAGAGACGAGGGAAAAGGGTCGAGACGTTCCACGGAAGTGCCCCAGTCTCAACGAAACAATCCCGACTCGCAGTTGAGGTGTCTGTACGTGCGCAATCTCCCATTTGACGTTCGTAAGGTGGAGATCATGGACTTCTTTCACGGATTTACACTCTCAGAGGATAGGGTTGTCTTGTTGCGGGACGAAAGAGGAGCTGGGCTCGGTGAGGCTTTGGTGATCTTCCTGTCTGAGAAGGAGGCCATGACGGCACAGTCCTTAAACGGACAGAGGTTTCTTGGATCCGAAGTCATGCTTAAGTGCATAACGATGGGCCAGATGCAGAAGTTTGGCGTGAATGACCAGTTGATGGATAGCCCGCCAGAGAGGAACTTTCAGCGAACCGAAATGTTCAACGATGGTTCTCGTTTTTCCAACAACCAGATGCCCCGAGATGATTGTGAGATGCAGCCTAATTTGAACCAGGGGTATGGAGGCCGTGATCGCTTTGAGCCTAATTTTGGCCGCAATGATGCATTTGGGCCGGGACCGGATGGTAACGGACGCCAGTGTTATGGATCACCTGACCAACAGCTTGATGGTCCGACTTGTCTGAAATTGGTCAATCTGCCCTCTCAGATAAGGATCGATGAGATCTATGACTTCTTCTATGGATACAGAGTGATTCCAGGTTCTGCCTCATTGCTGTATGATAGAAATGGAGCTCCCAAACGTTCAGCAACGGTAGCTTTCGAAACCCACAGAGAGGCGCTCACTGCTCTTCAGGAATTAAACGGACGACCAATTGGCACCAGGAAAATTCAAATTTTGTTTGTGTAG